The following proteins come from a genomic window of Sphaerisporangium rubeum:
- the gnd gene encoding phosphogluconate dehydrogenase (NAD(+)-dependent, decarboxylating): protein MAQMQIGMVGLGKMGGNMAERLRRAGHEVVGYDRDPKVGDVASLEELAARLVAPRVVWVMVPAGEPTRSTVMRLGELLSPGDVVVDGGNSNYLDDRKHADALAEHGVGFVDVGVSGGVWGLENGYALMAGGDPQHVEKLQPIFQALKPEGEDGYVHAGTVGAGHFAKMVHNGIEYGIMQAFAEGWELLEATDVVTDVPGAFRSWRTGTVIRSWLLDLLVRALDEDPDLAELKGYAEDSGEGRWTVQAAVDHAVPLPAITAALYARFSSRQEDSPAMKMVAALRNQFGGHAVSSAEGMRAKGADAPGADVNPPHA, encoded by the coding sequence GTGGCGCAGATGCAGATCGGCATGGTCGGGCTCGGCAAGATGGGCGGCAACATGGCCGAGAGGCTGCGCCGCGCCGGGCACGAGGTGGTCGGGTACGACCGTGACCCGAAGGTCGGCGACGTCGCGAGTCTCGAGGAGCTGGCCGCGCGGCTCGTCGCTCCCCGCGTCGTGTGGGTCATGGTTCCCGCCGGCGAGCCCACCAGGAGCACCGTCATGCGGCTCGGCGAGTTGCTGTCCCCCGGTGACGTGGTGGTCGACGGCGGCAACTCCAACTATCTCGACGACAGAAAGCATGCCGACGCGCTCGCCGAGCACGGTGTCGGCTTCGTCGACGTCGGCGTGAGCGGCGGGGTGTGGGGGCTGGAGAACGGCTACGCGCTGATGGCCGGCGGCGATCCACAGCATGTGGAAAAGCTCCAGCCGATCTTCCAGGCACTCAAGCCCGAGGGTGAGGACGGCTACGTGCACGCCGGCACGGTCGGCGCGGGCCACTTCGCCAAGATGGTCCACAACGGCATCGAGTACGGCATCATGCAGGCGTTCGCCGAGGGCTGGGAGCTGCTGGAGGCCACCGACGTGGTCACCGACGTCCCCGGCGCGTTCCGCAGCTGGCGCACCGGCACCGTGATCCGTTCGTGGCTGCTCGACCTCCTGGTTCGCGCGCTCGACGAGGACCCCGACCTGGCCGAGCTGAAGGGCTACGCCGAGGACTCCGGCGAGGGCCGCTGGACCGTCCAGGCCGCCGTCGACCACGCCGTCCCCCTGCCGGCGATCACCGCGGCCCTGTACGCACGCTTCTCCTCCCGCCAGGAGGACTCCCCCGCCATGAAGATGGTCGCGGCCCTGCGCAACCAGTTCGGCGGCCACGCGGTCTCCTCGGCCGAGGGCATGCGGGCCAAGGGCGCCGACGCACCCGGCGCCGACGTGAACCCGCCGCACGCCTGA
- a CDS encoding DciA family protein encodes MSAEPRPETPATSGTTAAKGAALAREKLAQAKADAAKRGQLPRREPRRRSSPRRDAADPQLLGGAIRDLLSDRGWEQSVAVGGVFGRWAEIVGPDLAAHTKPETFADGEVLVVADSTAWATQLRLLASSLVRRLNEELGDGTVVRVKVRGPQNGPKPGGGLRVTGSRGPRDTYG; translated from the coding sequence GTGTCCGCTGAGCCGCGGCCCGAGACGCCGGCCACTTCCGGGACCACCGCAGCCAAGGGGGCGGCCCTCGCTCGCGAGAAGCTCGCGCAGGCCAAGGCCGACGCCGCCAAGCGGGGGCAGCTTCCCCGGCGCGAGCCCCGGCGCCGTTCGTCCCCCCGCAGGGACGCCGCCGATCCCCAGCTCCTCGGCGGAGCCATCCGTGACCTTCTGTCCGACCGCGGCTGGGAGCAGTCCGTCGCCGTCGGGGGAGTCTTCGGCCGCTGGGCCGAGATCGTCGGGCCCGACCTCGCGGCGCACACCAAGCCCGAGACCTTCGCCGACGGTGAGGTGCTGGTCGTCGCCGACTCCACGGCCTGGGCCACCCAGCTGAGGCTGCTCGCGTCCAGCCTGGTCAGGCGCCTGAACGAAGAGCTCGGCGACGGCACCGTGGTGCGTGTGAAGGTGCGGGGCCCGCAGAACGGCCCGAAACCCGGAGGTGGGCTGCGGGTCACCGGGAGCCGCGGCCCTCGTGACACCTACGGCTGA
- a CDS encoding cellulose binding domain-containing protein: MQRRVISIVLAALAALAGLGATTPALSATAPARIAPLADTTPPTVPTGLSSTVRCNPLSVTLNWTASTDNVGVTGYDVYGAPYSGGTFVPVGTTSATSYTQPIMGLYLYEVRARDAAGNTSAFTEPVRVVPPPCPTMTPEPQPPTTPGTPTATVTCGSVTLTWTASTDNVGVIGYEIWRAPGATGGTFALVGTTTTTSFTQSGVGVYRFQVRARDATGNYSAFTSPVTVYVPACPTRGCTAVYSPAGDWPGAFQGKVVVTNTGTTATTGWTVTLTFPGGQQITRVWNASLNDFANPYTITNASYNGALAPNASTTFGLQGTTTSGADNTPITTCLRTPSS; encoded by the coding sequence ATGCAACGGCGAGTCATCTCCATCGTTCTCGCGGCCCTCGCCGCACTGGCCGGGCTCGGGGCGACCACGCCGGCGTTGTCGGCGACGGCTCCGGCGAGGATCGCGCCGCTCGCCGACACCACCCCGCCGACGGTTCCCACCGGGCTGAGCAGCACGGTCCGATGCAATCCCCTGTCGGTGACGCTGAACTGGACCGCCTCCACCGACAACGTGGGGGTCACCGGCTACGACGTGTACGGCGCGCCCTACAGCGGCGGCACGTTCGTCCCGGTCGGGACGACCTCGGCGACCTCGTACACCCAGCCGATCATGGGGCTGTACCTTTACGAGGTGCGGGCACGCGACGCGGCCGGCAACACCTCCGCCTTCACCGAGCCGGTTCGGGTCGTGCCGCCCCCCTGCCCGACGATGACGCCGGAGCCGCAGCCGCCCACGACGCCAGGCACGCCGACCGCGACCGTCACCTGCGGCTCGGTGACGCTGACCTGGACCGCCTCGACGGACAACGTGGGCGTCATCGGATACGAGATCTGGCGTGCACCCGGCGCCACCGGCGGCACGTTCGCCCTGGTCGGCACCACGACGACCACGTCGTTCACCCAGTCCGGTGTTGGGGTCTACCGCTTCCAGGTGCGGGCGCGTGACGCGACGGGCAACTACTCCGCCTTCACCTCACCGGTCACCGTCTACGTCCCGGCATGCCCGACCAGGGGCTGTACGGCCGTGTACAGCCCGGCCGGCGACTGGCCCGGCGCGTTCCAGGGGAAGGTGGTCGTGACCAACACCGGCACCACCGCGACCACCGGCTGGACGGTCACCCTCACCTTCCCCGGCGGTCAGCAGATCACCCGGGTCTGGAACGCCAGCCTCAACGACTTCGCCAACCCGTACACGATCACGAACGCGAGCTACAACGGAGCGCTGGCCCCCAACGCCTCCACCACCTTCGGCCTCCAGGGCACCACCACCAGCGGCGCCGACAACACCCCCATCACCACCTGCCTCCGCACCCCGTCCAGCTAG
- a CDS encoding DUF3566 domain-containing protein, producing MSPQSNSGGTGKPPGSTSRKRPPAKGSRTSANSPTRDQVTESVNKSDGTPVGRSPADPTDDRLVVVSNDDAATSPKSAGDEPADPTLRIRSSAVPSDDPWTPAGPTRALKKPTDPRASTPNGAGDPPPPGAPGSPTAKAGPGNLGSPGVGVGVGNTGGPGSGPRGSASGPSASGNTGTPGSGGPGSRGSASGPGASTPSGPTSRGPASGPGTPGTAPRGPGSAASASNPPGGPPGSRDSASRAAGPGAPGPASGPGTPGAPPRPGDPARFSEGPRPDPAATSRAPAADTSAGAPPRPGTRIGAGPTARPTESRPDAATRPATKPTKPSKPSGLGSMSALASSTEPATRTDQRDRPSAKAPRKAHLVLRRIEPWSAMKFSFVVSLVCFVVLFVAVAVLYGVLSALGVFDSIVSTVTQLTVPDGNTSAGLDIKSWFEPVRILGYTALLGAVNVVLITALSTLGTVIYNVASDLVGGVEVTFSEAE from the coding sequence ATGAGCCCACAGTCCAACTCCGGCGGCACCGGCAAGCCCCCCGGCTCGACCAGCCGCAAGCGTCCCCCCGCCAAGGGCTCCCGCACCTCGGCGAACTCGCCGACCCGTGACCAGGTCACGGAGAGCGTAAACAAATCGGACGGCACCCCCGTGGGACGTTCACCTGCGGACCCGACTGATGACAGGCTGGTCGTCGTGTCCAACGACGATGCCGCCACCTCGCCAAAGAGCGCCGGCGACGAACCCGCCGACCCGACCCTGCGCATCCGCTCGTCCGCCGTCCCGTCGGACGACCCATGGACCCCCGCCGGCCCCACCCGCGCACTGAAGAAGCCCACCGACCCCCGCGCCTCAACCCCCAACGGCGCAGGCGACCCGCCACCCCCCGGCGCTCCAGGCTCACCCACCGCCAAAGCCGGCCCCGGCAACCTCGGTAGCCCTGGTGTCGGTGTCGGTGTCGGCAACACCGGCGGCCCCGGTTCCGGCCCGCGCGGCTCGGCATCCGGCCCTTCCGCCTCCGGCAACACCGGCACCCCAGGCTCTGGCGGCCCGGGATCGCGCGGCTCGGCATCCGGCCCCGGCGCCTCCACCCCCAGCGGCCCGACATCCAGAGGCCCCGCCTCCGGCCCCGGCACCCCAGGCACGGCACCCCGAGGCCCCGGCTCCGCCGCCTCGGCCTCCAACCCCCCCGGCGGCCCTCCCGGCTCCAGGGACTCGGCCTCCCGAGCCGCCGGCCCTGGCGCTCCGGGACCGGCGTCCGGCCCAGGCACCCCAGGAGCCCCACCCCGCCCCGGCGACCCCGCACGCTTCAGTGAAGGCCCGCGTCCCGACCCGGCCGCCACGTCCCGTGCCCCCGCCGCCGACACCTCCGCCGGCGCCCCACCCCGCCCCGGCACCCGCATAGGCGCCGGCCCCACCGCTCGCCCCACAGAAAGCCGCCCCGACGCCGCCACGCGTCCCGCAACCAAGCCCACCAAACCATCCAAACCCTCCGGACTAGGTTCGATGTCCGCCTTGGCCTCATCCACAGAACCCGCCACCCGCACCGACCAGCGCGACCGCCCCTCCGCCAAGGCCCCCCGCAAAGCCCACCTGGTGCTGCGCCGCATAGAACCCTGGTCCGCGATGAAGTTCAGCTTCGTCGTCTCCCTGGTCTGCTTCGTCGTCCTGTTCGTAGCCGTAGCCGTCCTGTACGGCGTCCTGTCCGCCCTGGGCGTCTTCGACTCCATAGTCAGCACCGTGACCCAGCTGACCGTCCCAGACGGCAACACCAGCGCGGGCCTCGACATCAAGAGCTGGTTCGAACCCGTAAGAATCCTCGGCTACACAGCCCTCCTAGGCGCCGTCAACGTAGTCCTGATCACCGCACTCTCCACCCTCGGCACCGTCATCTACAACGTCGCCTCCGACCTGGTAGGCGGCGTGGAGGTGACCTTCAGCGAAGCCGAATGA
- the gyrA gene encoding DNA gyrase subunit A, with protein sequence MTEVNIPPGTPANRIEPVDIQSEMQRSYMDYAMSVIVSRALPDVRDGLKPVHRRVLYAMYDGGYRPDRGYFKCSRVVGDVMGSYHPHGDTSIYDTVVRLAQPWSLRYPLVDGQGNFGSPGNDPAAAMRYTECRLAPIAMEMLRDIDKETVDFQPNYDGRSQEPVVLPSRFPNLLVNGSAGIAVGMATNIPPHNLREVAEAVRWCLDNPEASEEELLEAVIARVKGPDFPTGALIVGRRGIDDAYRTGRGSITMRAIVEVEEDPKGRQCLVVTALPYQVNPDNLALTIAELVKDGKVSGIADVRDETSSRTGQRLVIVLKRDAVAKVVLNNLYKHTQLQTTFGANMLALVDGVPRTLRLDQFVKYYVGHQIEVVVRRTRYLLRKAEERAHILRGLLAALDRLDEVIALIRRSPSASQAAGGLMELLEIDEIQAGAILDMQLRKLAALERQQITDEYDSLMTQIADYQEILLSESRQRQIVSDELTEVVNKFGDDRLTEIIAYDGDMSIEDLIAEEDMVVTITRGGYAKRTKTDLYRAQKRGGKGVRGAQLRQDDIVEHFFVTTTHHWLLFFTNKGRVYRIKAYELPDAGRDARGQHLANLLAMQPDEHVMEVLDLRDYHVSPYLVLATRSGLVKKTRLAEYDSPRSGGLIAINLREDDEVIAARLISENDDLLLVSTGAKSIRFTASDDALRPMGRATSGVIGMRFMDGDELLAMNVISDGPDVLIATEGGYAKRTPADQYPVQGRGGQGVLTAKIVSARGKLVGAVMVSPEDEVFAITSAGGVIRTSAGEIKQSGRQTMGVRLMNLSDGDSVVALARNAEALESAEALDNAEALDSEDTVGDDAR encoded by the coding sequence GTGACGGAAGTCAACATTCCTCCTGGGACACCTGCAAACCGCATCGAACCGGTCGACATCCAGTCCGAGATGCAGCGCAGCTACATGGACTACGCGATGTCGGTCATCGTGTCCCGAGCCTTGCCGGACGTGCGCGACGGCCTCAAGCCGGTGCACCGGCGTGTCCTGTACGCCATGTACGACGGCGGCTACCGCCCCGACCGCGGCTACTTCAAGTGCTCCCGCGTGGTCGGTGACGTGATGGGCTCCTACCACCCGCACGGTGACACGTCCATCTACGACACCGTCGTGCGGCTGGCCCAGCCCTGGTCGCTGCGGTACCCCCTCGTCGACGGCCAGGGCAACTTCGGCTCCCCCGGGAACGACCCGGCCGCGGCCATGCGGTACACCGAGTGCCGTCTCGCGCCGATCGCCATGGAGATGCTCCGGGACATCGACAAGGAGACCGTCGACTTCCAGCCCAACTACGACGGACGTTCCCAGGAACCGGTCGTCCTGCCGTCCCGGTTCCCCAACCTCCTGGTCAACGGCTCGGCCGGCATCGCCGTCGGCATGGCCACCAACATCCCGCCGCACAACCTGCGCGAGGTGGCCGAGGCCGTCCGGTGGTGCCTGGACAACCCCGAGGCGTCCGAAGAAGAACTGCTCGAAGCCGTGATCGCCCGGGTCAAGGGCCCCGACTTCCCCACCGGCGCGCTGATCGTCGGCCGCCGCGGCATCGACGACGCCTACCGCACCGGCCGCGGCTCCATCACCATGCGGGCCATCGTCGAGGTCGAAGAGGACCCCAAGGGCCGTCAGTGCCTGGTGGTCACCGCGCTGCCGTACCAGGTGAACCCGGACAACCTCGCGCTCACCATCGCCGAGCTGGTCAAGGACGGCAAGGTCAGCGGCATCGCCGACGTCCGCGACGAGACCTCCTCGCGCACCGGCCAGCGCCTGGTGATCGTCCTCAAGCGCGACGCCGTCGCCAAGGTCGTGCTGAACAACCTGTACAAGCACACCCAGTTGCAGACGACGTTCGGCGCCAACATGCTCGCGCTGGTCGACGGCGTGCCGCGCACCCTGCGGCTCGACCAGTTCGTCAAGTACTACGTCGGCCACCAGATCGAGGTCGTGGTCCGCAGGACCCGCTACCTCCTGCGCAAGGCCGAGGAGCGGGCCCACATCCTGCGCGGGCTCCTCGCGGCCCTCGACCGCCTCGACGAGGTCATCGCCCTGATCCGCCGCTCCCCCTCGGCGTCGCAGGCCGCCGGCGGCCTGATGGAGCTCCTGGAGATCGACGAGATCCAGGCCGGCGCCATCCTCGACATGCAGCTGCGCAAGCTCGCCGCACTGGAGCGCCAGCAGATCACCGACGAGTACGACTCGCTGATGACGCAGATCGCCGACTACCAGGAGATCCTGCTGTCGGAGTCGCGGCAGCGCCAGATCGTCTCCGACGAGCTCACCGAGGTCGTCAACAAGTTCGGCGACGACCGCCTCACCGAGATCATCGCCTACGACGGCGACATGTCCATCGAGGACCTCATCGCCGAAGAGGACATGGTCGTCACCATCACCCGCGGTGGCTACGCCAAGCGCACCAAGACCGACCTCTACCGTGCGCAGAAGCGCGGCGGCAAGGGGGTGCGCGGCGCGCAGCTGCGGCAGGACGACATCGTCGAGCACTTCTTCGTCACCACGACACACCACTGGCTGTTGTTCTTCACCAACAAGGGCCGCGTCTACCGCATCAAGGCGTACGAACTCCCCGACGCCGGCCGCGACGCACGCGGGCAGCACCTCGCGAACCTTTTGGCCATGCAGCCCGACGAACATGTCATGGAAGTCCTCGACCTGCGTGACTACCACGTCTCGCCCTACCTCGTGCTCGCCACCCGCAGCGGCCTGGTGAAGAAGACCAGGCTCGCCGAGTACGATTCGCCGCGCTCCGGCGGCCTGATCGCCATCAACTTGCGCGAGGACGACGAGGTCATCGCGGCCCGGCTCATCTCCGAGAACGACGACCTGCTGCTGGTCTCCACCGGCGCCAAGTCGATCCGCTTCACCGCCTCCGACGACGCGCTGCGTCCCATGGGCCGCGCCACCAGCGGCGTCATCGGCATGCGGTTCATGGACGGCGACGAGCTCCTCGCGATGAACGTCATAAGTGACGGCCCCGACGTGCTTATCGCCACCGAAGGCGGGTATGCGAAGCGGACGCCGGCCGACCAGTACCCCGTGCAGGGAAGAGGCGGGCAGGGTGTGCTGACTGCGAAGATTGTCAGTGCTCGTGGCAAGCTGGTCGGAGCAGTCATGGTGAGTCCCGAGGACGAGGTGTTCGCGATCACCTCGGCCGGCGGGGTCATCCGGACCAGTGCGGGCGAGATCAAGCAGTCCGGCCGCCAGACCATGGGAGTGCGCTTGATGAACCTCTCGGACGGAGACAGCGTGGTTGCGCTCGCCCGCAACGCAGAAGCGCTGGAAAGCGCCGAAGCGCTGGACAACGCCGAAGCACTGGACAGCGAGGACACCGTGGGAGATGACGCGCGATGA
- the recF gene encoding DNA replication/repair protein RecF (All proteins in this family for which functions are known are DNA-binding proteins that assist the filamentation of RecA onto DNA for the initiation of recombination or recombinational repair.), with amino-acid sequence MRVAHLSLTDFRSYSTVELALEPGVTALVGPNGQGKTNLVEALGYVATLGSFRVATDAPLVRQGAGRAVIRSVVVRDDRRALVELEINPGRANRARLNRAPVPRPRDVLGLLRTVLFAPEDLALVKGDPAERRRFLDDLLVARAPRFAGVRADYERVLKQRGALLRTAAQSRPGRRRGARRDEADAAFAAAGAGDPLSTLEVWDAQLARFGAELLAARLDLVEALRPFVARAYATLAPSSAPADMEYRATTFTAQAEDEGPEHATDQSSSSTGPRGPVADRAALEDALRAALLEVRQAELERGVTLVGPHRDDLLLRLGPLPARGYASHGESWSFALALRLAAYDLLKAEGGDPVLILDDVFAELDARRRRSLAEMVASAEQVLITAAVAEDVPEQLAGSWFDVAEGSVNRVR; translated from the coding sequence GTGCGTGTCGCCCATCTGTCGCTGACCGACTTCCGGTCCTACTCCACCGTGGAGCTGGCCCTGGAGCCGGGGGTGACGGCGCTCGTGGGGCCGAACGGCCAGGGCAAGACCAACCTCGTCGAGGCCCTCGGTTACGTCGCGACGCTCGGCAGCTTCCGGGTCGCGACGGACGCGCCGCTGGTACGGCAGGGTGCGGGCCGCGCGGTGATCCGTTCGGTCGTCGTCCGCGACGACCGCCGTGCACTGGTGGAGCTGGAGATCAACCCGGGCCGCGCCAACCGCGCACGCCTCAACCGCGCGCCGGTGCCGCGGCCGCGCGACGTGCTCGGGCTGCTGCGCACCGTGCTGTTCGCCCCTGAGGACCTCGCGCTGGTCAAGGGTGACCCGGCCGAGCGCCGTCGGTTCCTCGACGATCTGCTGGTCGCCAGAGCCCCGCGTTTCGCCGGTGTGCGCGCCGACTACGAGCGGGTGCTCAAACAGCGCGGCGCACTGCTGCGCACCGCCGCGCAGAGCCGTCCAGGACGCCGCAGGGGGGCCCGCCGCGACGAGGCCGATGCCGCGTTCGCCGCCGCCGGCGCCGGCGACCCCCTGAGCACTCTGGAGGTCTGGGACGCTCAGCTCGCCCGCTTCGGCGCCGAGCTCCTCGCCGCGCGCCTCGACCTCGTCGAGGCGCTACGTCCCTTCGTCGCGCGCGCCTACGCCACACTGGCCCCGTCGTCCGCTCCGGCGGACATGGAGTACCGCGCGACCACCTTCACCGCGCAGGCGGAGGACGAAGGGCCGGAGCACGCCACGGATCAGTCCTCGTCGTCCACAGGCCCGCGCGGTCCTGTGGCCGACCGCGCCGCGCTGGAGGACGCACTGCGTGCCGCGCTGCTCGAGGTCCGCCAGGCCGAGCTCGAGCGTGGTGTCACCCTGGTCGGCCCGCACAGGGACGATCTGCTGCTGCGGCTCGGCCCCCTCCCCGCGCGCGGGTACGCGAGCCACGGCGAGTCCTGGTCGTTCGCGCTGGCGCTGCGCCTCGCCGCGTACGACCTGCTCAAGGCCGAGGGGGGTGACCCTGTGCTGATCCTCGACGACGTGTTCGCCGAGCTGGACGCGCGCAGGCGCCGCAGTCTCGCCGAGATGGTGGCCTCCGCCGAGCAGGTGCTGATCACCGCCGCGGTGGCCGAGGACGTACCCGAGCAGCTCGCGGGCTCCTGGTTCGACGTCGCGGAAGGAAGTGTGAACCGTGTCCGCTGA
- the gyrB gene encoding DNA topoisomerase (ATP-hydrolyzing) subunit B — protein MSYDASSITVLEGLEAVRKRPGMYIGSTGERGLHHLVQEIVDNSVDEALAGYADHIEITLLADNGVRVKDNGRGIPVGMVPGEQRPAVEVVMTVLHAGGKFDSKSYAVSGGLHGVGAAVVNALSSRLQIEVKTDGHHWRQTYVRGVPEAPLAKGEPAEETGTTTTFWADDEIFETTTWSFETLSRRFQEMAFLNKGLTMILRDERPEYVNGEPREVTYHYEGGIADFVRHINSKKEAVHSSVIDFEAEAEGISVEIAMQWNASYTESVYTFANTINTAEGGTHEEGFRSALTSIVNRYAREQRFLKEGKDDNLTGDDVREGLTAIISVKLADPQFEGQTKTKLGNTEAKSFVQKTCNDSLRDWFDRNPGEAKDIINKTLQASRARIAARQARDLTRRKSLLEAGSGLPGKLADCQWTEPEKCELYIVEGDSAGGSAKGGRDPKFQAILPIRGKILNVEKARIDRVLKNNEVQALITALGTGVHAEFDISKLRYHKLILMADADVDGQHITTLLLTLLFRFMRPLIEAGHVYLSQPPLYKIKWDRRGEDASYAYSDRERDAVIQAGIEQGKRDPRLHDGVQRFKGLGEMNASQLWETTMNPETRVLLQVTLDDAAQADEMFTVLMGEDVEARRSFIIRNARDVRFLDV, from the coding sequence TTGTCCTACGATGCTAGCTCTATCACCGTTCTCGAAGGTCTTGAGGCGGTTCGCAAGCGCCCCGGCATGTACATCGGGTCGACGGGTGAGCGCGGGCTCCACCACCTCGTCCAGGAGATCGTCGACAACTCCGTCGACGAGGCGCTCGCCGGATACGCCGACCACATCGAGATCACTCTTCTCGCCGACAACGGCGTCCGTGTCAAGGACAACGGCCGCGGCATACCTGTCGGCATGGTCCCCGGCGAGCAGCGGCCCGCCGTCGAGGTCGTCATGACCGTGCTGCACGCCGGCGGCAAGTTCGACAGCAAGTCCTATGCCGTCTCAGGCGGCCTGCACGGCGTCGGCGCGGCCGTCGTCAACGCGCTGTCCAGCCGCCTGCAGATCGAGGTCAAGACCGACGGCCACCACTGGCGGCAGACCTACGTCCGAGGCGTCCCCGAGGCGCCTCTGGCCAAGGGGGAGCCGGCCGAGGAGACGGGCACCACGACCACGTTCTGGGCCGACGACGAGATCTTCGAGACCACCACGTGGAGCTTCGAGACGCTCTCGCGCCGCTTCCAGGAGATGGCGTTCCTCAACAAGGGCCTGACGATGATCCTGCGGGACGAGCGGCCCGAGTACGTCAACGGCGAGCCCCGTGAGGTGACCTACCACTACGAGGGCGGCATCGCCGACTTCGTCCGTCACATCAACTCGAAGAAGGAAGCCGTCCACTCCTCGGTGATCGACTTCGAGGCCGAAGCCGAGGGCATCTCCGTCGAGATCGCCATGCAGTGGAACGCGTCCTATACCGAATCGGTCTACACCTTCGCCAACACGATCAACACCGCCGAGGGCGGCACCCACGAGGAAGGCTTCCGCTCGGCGCTGACGTCCATCGTCAACCGCTACGCACGTGAGCAGAGGTTCCTCAAAGAAGGCAAGGACGACAACCTCACCGGTGACGACGTCCGAGAGGGCCTGACCGCCATCATCTCGGTCAAGCTGGCCGACCCGCAGTTCGAGGGCCAGACCAAGACCAAGCTCGGCAACACCGAGGCCAAGTCGTTCGTGCAGAAGACCTGTAACGACTCCCTGCGCGACTGGTTCGACCGCAACCCCGGCGAGGCCAAGGACATCATCAACAAGACGCTCCAGGCTTCGCGTGCGCGCATCGCGGCGCGCCAGGCCCGCGACCTCACGCGCCGCAAGTCCCTGCTGGAGGCCGGCTCCGGCCTGCCGGGCAAGCTGGCCGACTGCCAGTGGACCGAGCCGGAGAAATGCGAGCTGTACATCGTCGAGGGTGACTCGGCCGGCGGCTCGGCCAAGGGCGGCCGTGATCCGAAGTTCCAGGCGATCCTTCCGATCCGCGGCAAGATCCTCAACGTCGAGAAGGCCCGCATCGACCGGGTGCTGAAGAACAACGAGGTCCAGGCCCTGATCACCGCGCTCGGCACCGGCGTGCACGCCGAGTTCGACATCTCCAAGCTCCGCTACCACAAGCTGATCCTCATGGCGGACGCCGACGTCGACGGCCAGCACATCACCACGCTGCTCCTCACGCTGCTGTTCCGCTTCATGCGGCCCCTCATCGAGGCCGGTCACGTCTACCTGTCCCAGCCTCCGCTGTACAAGATCAAGTGGGACCGCCGCGGCGAGGACGCGAGCTACGCCTACTCCGACCGCGAGCGCGACGCCGTCATCCAGGCCGGCATCGAGCAGGGCAAGCGCGACCCGCGCCTTCACGACGGCGTGCAGCGCTTCAAGGGCCTCGGCGAGATGAACGCCTCGCAGCTGTGGGAGACCACCATGAACCCGGAGACCCGGGTCCTGCTCCAGGTCACCCTGGACGACGCCGCTCAGGCCGACGAGATGTTCACCGTGCTCATGGGCGAGGACGTCGAGGCACGCAGATCATTCATCATTCGCAACGCACGGGATGTCCGGTTCCTGGACGTGTAG